The genomic region CGTCAGCGAGAGACTCCTGCCAGTCGGTGAGAATTCGTTTGAGCTCAAGTAGGTCGAATTCTTTAATATCCCACTTGCCGCCATCACCGGCATCGACTTCCATGTGCTCGAAGTGGATCAGCATAGATAGCCCTCCACTGTCCTCGCTCACGTAGTTGCGGGCCGTGTTTGCATCGACACCGATCATCTCGCCAACGGTCATCACATCGCGGTCGTCGAGAACGCGTTCACACATTTCATCGAGATAATTCGGTAATTCTGGCCCATCGATGAAGTGCTCCGCACCGGTCAGCCCGCCTTCGGGGTCACCGTCGGGTAATGACTCCGTCTTGGAGATGAGATTGATGACGTCCATCCGGAAGCCGTCGATGCCCTTCTCTAACCACCAGTTCATCATCTCGAACACCTCGTCCCTGACGTCCTCATTACGCCAGTTGATGTCCGGCTGCTTCTTGTCGAACAGATGGAGATAGTACTCGCCGCGCTCGTCGTCGTAGGACCACGCCGAGCCGCCGAAAAGGGACTCCCAGTTGTTCGGTGGATCATCGTCTGGCTCCCCCTCAGCCCAGTAATAGTAATCGTCGTACTTTTCGTGTCCCTTACGGGACTTCACGAACCACTCATGCTCGTCGGACGTGTGGTTGACCACGAGGTCCATGATCAGGCGCATATCACGGTCGTGGAGTTCCTCGAGCAGCCGTTCCCAGTCCTCCATAGTGCCGAACTCGGGGTGGATCGACTGGTAGTCTGCAATGTCGTAGCCGTTGTCGGCCATCGGCGACTCGTAGACCGGGTTGAGCCACACCACGTCGACACCTAAGTCTTCAAGATAGTCGACTTTCTCTATGATTCCGGGGATATCACCGATTCCGTCGCCATTGGTGTCGTTAAAACTTCGAGGGTACACCTGATACACAACCGCTTCTTTCCACCACTGATCATCGTCCATATGAATCTTTCATCCTGATTTCATCACCGGTTGTTCAAAAACCCATCGAATAATTCGGCCCAGATATGGA from Natrinema versiforme harbors:
- a CDS encoding alpha-glucosidase codes for the protein MDDDQWWKEAVVYQVYPRSFNDTNGDGIGDIPGIIEKVDYLEDLGVDVVWLNPVYESPMADNGYDIADYQSIHPEFGTMEDWERLLEELHDRDMRLIMDLVVNHTSDEHEWFVKSRKGHEKYDDYYYWAEGEPDDDPPNNWESLFGGSAWSYDDERGEYYLHLFDKKQPDINWRNEDVRDEVFEMMNWWLEKGIDGFRMDVINLISKTESLPDGDPEGGLTGAEHFIDGPELPNYLDEMCERVLDDRDVMTVGEMIGVDANTARNYVSEDSGGLSMLIHFEHMEVDAGDGGKWDIKEFDLLELKRILTDWQESLADDGWNCLYFNNHDQPRAVSRFGDDEEYRVESAKMLATVLFTLQGTPFIYQGQEIGMTNTTFEDPSEIQDVEAENYVEMALESDEYDSYEELRPVIEYRSRDNSRTPMQWSDEENAGFTEGDPWIGVTENYEDVNVEAARDDEMSVWHYYRSLIDLRSERDVFVHGAYELLLPDHEEVFAYRRTLGDEELIVVCNFFDGEPSVELPELIRVDTPELLIGNYSVREAADSKINLRPYEARVYEL